A section of the Burkholderia mallei ATCC 23344 genome encodes:
- a CDS encoding FAD-dependent oxidoreductase: MTIDYQTLKFDYRPRAALADAGEPHPAVVGGAGPVGLAAAIDLAQQGVPVVLLDDDDTLSSGSRAICFAKRTLEIFDRLGCGERVAQKGVGWHVGKVFLQDELIYAFDLLPEVGHARPAFVNLQQYYVEGYLAERALELPNLDLRWKNRVTGIRQTPEHAELDVDTPEGPHTLRARYVIAADGSKSPLRAMMGLDSRGRTFKDRFLIADVKMKAPFPAERWFWFDPPFHRNQSVLLHRQPDDMWRIDFQLGWDADPVAEKAPERVIPRVRALLGPDVEFELEWVSVYTFRCQRMDSFRHGRVLFAGDAAHGVSPFGARGANSGVQDADNLAWKLKLVLDGRAPDRLLDTYAREREFAADENIRNSTRSTDFITPKSPISRVFRDATLKLARDCEFARRLVNSGRLSVPAVLADSPLNMPDRAGEAFERAPVPGAVAPDAPVRANGEPGWLLQHLQGGFVGVLFGSIGDAGALVDATRGHALPVAPVLIVPKGEARAVAGVDVIEDSEGLAARRYDARPGTFYLLRPDQHVCARFRTAQASAVRAALARAICDA; the protein is encoded by the coding sequence ATGACCATCGATTATCAGACGCTGAAGTTCGACTATCGCCCGCGCGCGGCGCTCGCCGATGCGGGCGAGCCGCATCCGGCCGTCGTCGGCGGCGCGGGGCCCGTCGGGCTCGCGGCGGCGATCGACCTCGCGCAGCAGGGCGTGCCCGTCGTGCTGCTCGACGACGACGACACGCTGTCGAGCGGCTCGCGCGCGATCTGTTTCGCGAAGCGCACGCTCGAAATCTTCGATCGCCTCGGCTGCGGCGAGCGGGTCGCGCAAAAGGGCGTGGGCTGGCACGTCGGCAAGGTGTTCCTGCAGGACGAGCTGATCTACGCGTTCGACCTGCTGCCGGAAGTCGGGCATGCGCGGCCCGCGTTCGTCAATCTGCAGCAGTATTACGTCGAAGGCTATCTGGCCGAGCGCGCGCTCGAGCTGCCGAATCTCGATCTGCGCTGGAAGAACCGCGTGACCGGAATCCGGCAGACGCCCGAGCACGCGGAGCTCGACGTCGACACGCCGGAGGGGCCGCACACGCTGCGCGCGCGCTACGTGATCGCGGCGGACGGCTCGAAGAGCCCGTTGCGCGCGATGATGGGGCTCGACAGCCGCGGCCGCACGTTCAAGGACCGCTTCCTGATCGCCGACGTGAAGATGAAAGCGCCGTTCCCGGCCGAGCGCTGGTTCTGGTTCGATCCGCCGTTCCATCGCAACCAGTCGGTGCTGCTGCACCGCCAGCCGGACGACATGTGGCGCATCGATTTCCAGCTCGGCTGGGACGCCGATCCCGTCGCCGAGAAGGCGCCGGAGCGCGTGATCCCGCGCGTGCGCGCGCTGCTCGGGCCGGACGTCGAGTTCGAGCTCGAATGGGTGAGCGTCTATACGTTCCGCTGCCAGCGGATGGACAGCTTTCGCCACGGCCGCGTGCTGTTCGCGGGCGACGCCGCGCACGGCGTGTCGCCGTTCGGCGCGCGCGGCGCGAACAGCGGCGTGCAGGACGCGGACAACCTCGCGTGGAAGCTCAAGCTCGTGCTCGACGGCCGCGCGCCCGATCGTCTGCTCGACACGTATGCGCGCGAGCGCGAATTCGCGGCCGACGAGAACATCCGCAATTCGACGCGCTCGACCGATTTCATCACGCCGAAGAGCCCGATCTCGCGGGTGTTTCGCGATGCGACGCTCAAGCTCGCGCGCGATTGCGAGTTCGCGCGCCGGCTCGTCAACAGCGGCCGGCTGTCGGTGCCGGCCGTGCTCGCCGATTCGCCGCTGAACATGCCCGATCGCGCGGGCGAGGCGTTCGAGCGCGCGCCGGTGCCGGGCGCGGTCGCCCCCGATGCGCCCGTGCGCGCGAACGGCGAGCCCGGCTGGCTGCTGCAGCATCTGCAGGGCGGCTTCGTCGGCGTCCTGTTCGGCTCGATCGGCGATGCGGGCGCGCTCGTCGACGCGACGCGCGGCCACGCGCTGCCGGTGGCGCCCGTGCTCATCGTGCCGAAGGGCGAGGCGCGCGCGGTCGCGGGCGTCGACGTGATCGAGGACAGCGAGGGGCTCGCCGCGCGGCGCTACGACGCGCGCCCCGGCACGTTCTATCTGCTGCGCCCGGACCAGCACGTGTGCGCGCGGTTTCGCACGGCGCAAGCGAGCGCGGTGCGCGCGGCGCTCGCCCGCGCGATCTGTGATGCGTGA
- a CDS encoding EAL domain-containing protein: MVPPTIPELVARAGKLPFLCDHLALADGAQGAYARLRDLRLESVYEPIYDVSMPGAPQSTSLSDAIERYGDELGFQAVTHAGGAPFDPIGAVADDQELVALDRLARSLHAINFFGAQRHGLLFLRVHERLLKSVKYDHGKHFSTVLKGFGLPPERIVIELPAAAVAHKTFLGYLTKSYQHYGFKVADKLPDPGRILAVESDMARPDYIKMDAAIALREGMVKALVGYAQRVRIPLIFDHVVDETQFELLRQYDVRLVQGPVFSQPAAV; encoded by the coding sequence ATGGTTCCGCCCACCATTCCCGAGCTCGTCGCCCGCGCGGGCAAGCTCCCGTTCCTGTGCGACCACCTTGCGCTCGCAGACGGCGCGCAAGGCGCCTACGCGCGCCTGCGCGATCTCAGGCTGGAGAGCGTCTACGAGCCGATCTACGATGTGTCGATGCCGGGCGCGCCGCAATCGACGTCGCTGTCCGACGCGATCGAGCGCTACGGCGACGAACTCGGCTTCCAGGCGGTCACGCACGCGGGCGGCGCGCCGTTCGATCCGATCGGCGCCGTCGCCGACGATCAGGAGCTCGTCGCGCTCGACCGGCTCGCGCGCAGCCTGCACGCGATCAACTTCTTCGGCGCGCAGCGGCACGGGCTGCTGTTCCTGCGCGTGCACGAGCGGCTGCTGAAAAGCGTCAAGTACGACCACGGCAAGCACTTCTCGACCGTGCTCAAGGGGTTCGGGCTGCCGCCCGAGCGCATCGTGATCGAGCTGCCGGCGGCGGCCGTCGCGCACAAGACGTTCCTCGGCTATCTGACGAAGAGTTATCAGCACTACGGCTTCAAGGTCGCGGACAAGCTGCCGGATCCGGGGCGCATCCTCGCCGTCGAATCCGACATGGCGCGGCCCGACTACATCAAGATGGACGCCGCGATCGCGCTGCGGGAAGGGATGGTGAAGGCGCTCGTCGGCTATGCGCAGCGCGTGCGCATTCCGCTCATCTTCGATCACGTCGTCGACGAGACGCAGTTCGAGCTGCTGCGCCAGTACGACGTGCGGCTCGTGCAGGGGCCGGTGTTTTCGCAACCGGCCGCGGTGTAA
- a CDS encoding MBL fold metallo-hydrolase, whose product MAGDKKFASQADLAEKKVTFERLSEHAYAYTAEGDPNTGIIVGDDAVLVADTQATPVMAEDVIRRIREVTDKPIKYVLLTHYHAVRVLGASAYGADHVIASQDTYDLIVERGAADMKSEIERFPRLFRSVESVPGLTWPTLTFKGEMTLWLGKLEVKIMQLGRGHTKGDTVVWLPQEKVLLSGDLVEYGATPYAGDAYFQDWPATLDAIAALEPEKLVPGRGAALKTPREVADGLAGTRAFVSELYAKVKAGAAAGRDLNAIYKETYAALKPTFGDWVIFDHCMPFDVTRAFDEATQYPDPRIWTAERDKDMWHTLEG is encoded by the coding sequence ATGGCGGGTGACAAGAAATTTGCATCGCAGGCGGATCTGGCCGAGAAGAAGGTGACGTTCGAGCGGCTGTCCGAGCACGCTTACGCCTATACGGCGGAAGGCGATCCGAACACGGGGATCATCGTCGGCGACGACGCGGTGCTCGTCGCCGATACGCAGGCGACGCCCGTGATGGCCGAGGACGTGATCCGCCGGATCCGCGAAGTCACCGACAAGCCGATCAAGTACGTGCTGCTCACGCACTACCACGCGGTGCGCGTGCTGGGTGCGTCCGCCTACGGCGCCGATCATGTGATCGCGAGCCAGGACACGTACGACCTGATCGTCGAGCGCGGCGCGGCCGACATGAAGAGCGAGATCGAGCGGTTTCCGCGCCTGTTCCGCTCGGTCGAGTCGGTGCCGGGCCTCACGTGGCCGACCCTCACGTTCAAGGGCGAGATGACGCTTTGGCTCGGCAAGCTCGAGGTGAAGATCATGCAGTTGGGCCGCGGCCATACGAAGGGCGACACGGTGGTCTGGCTGCCGCAGGAGAAGGTGCTGCTGTCGGGCGATCTCGTCGAGTACGGCGCGACGCCGTACGCGGGCGACGCGTACTTCCAGGACTGGCCGGCGACGCTCGACGCGATCGCGGCGCTCGAGCCCGAGAAGCTCGTGCCGGGCCGCGGCGCCGCGCTGAAGACGCCGCGGGAAGTCGCCGACGGCCTCGCGGGCACGCGCGCGTTCGTGAGCGAGCTGTACGCGAAGGTGAAGGCCGGCGCGGCGGCGGGGCGGGACCTGAACGCGATCTACAAGGAAACGTACGCGGCGCTGAAGCCGACGTTCGGCGACTGGGTGATCTTCGATCACTGCATGCCGTTCGACGTGACGCGCGCGTTCGACGAGGCCACGCAATACCCGGATCCGCGGATCTGGACGGCCGAGCGCGACAAGGACATGTGGCACACCCTCGAAGGCTGA